One window of Pectobacterium carotovorum genomic DNA carries:
- a CDS encoding type B 50S ribosomal protein L31 gives MKAGIHPDYRTVVFHDTSADVYYKTGSTIKTDRTIELEGTSYPYVTVDVSSASHPYYTGKQKEYSKEGSTARFQQRFGNFFK, from the coding sequence ATGAAAGCGGGTATTCATCCTGACTATCGCACGGTGGTATTCCATGACACTAGCGCGGATGTCTATTACAAAACAGGGTCAACGATTAAAACCGATCGTACCATTGAACTTGAGGGTACCAGCTACCCTTACGTCACCGTTGACGTTTCTTCGGCATCGCATCCCTATTACACTGGGAAGCAAAAAGAATATTCCAAAGAAGGCAGCACAGCGCGCTTCCAGCAGCGTTTTGGGAACTTCTTCAAGTAA
- a CDS encoding MGMT family protein, with protein MSEENDNFRQRVFQIVAAIPHGKIATYGDIAQLADSPRASRQVGGVLKRLPKDSKLPWHRVVNRKGEISLVGGDYIRQKSALQAEGIVFNRQGKIDLAKYRWQYAP; from the coding sequence ATGTCAGAAGAAAACGATAATTTCCGTCAGCGCGTTTTTCAAATCGTCGCAGCGATTCCTCACGGAAAAATAGCGACCTATGGCGACATCGCACAGCTTGCCGATTCACCCAGAGCATCCCGGCAAGTTGGCGGGGTATTAAAACGCCTACCGAAAGACAGCAAACTCCCCTGGCATCGAGTAGTCAATCGTAAAGGCGAAATATCGCTGGTCGGTGGAGACTATATACGCCAGAAGTCAGCGCTACAGGCGGAGGGCATCGTTTTCAATCGTCAGGGAAAAATTGATCTTGCGAAATATCGCTGGCAATACGCGCCATAA
- the rpmJ gene encoding 50S ribosomal protein L36 has protein sequence MQVLSSLRSAKNRHKDCIVVRRRGRVYVICKSNPRFKAVQGGKKKKG, from the coding sequence ATGCAGGTGCTTAGTTCGCTACGTTCAGCAAAGAATCGTCATAAAGATTGTATTGTGGTCCGCCGCCGCGGGCGAGTTTACGTTATATGTAAATCCAATCCGCGCTTTAAGGCTGTACAAGGCGGAAAAAAGAAAAAAGGTTAA
- the hha gene encoding hemolysin expression modulator Hha: MKKIDYLMRLRKCTTIDTLERVIEKNKYELSNDELEMFFSAADHRLAELTMNKLYDKVPTAVWRYVR; this comes from the coding sequence ATGAAAAAAATCGATTATTTGATGCGTTTGCGTAAATGCACAACCATTGACACTCTCGAACGCGTTATTGAAAAAAACAAGTATGAACTCTCCAATGATGAACTGGAGATGTTCTTTTCCGCAGCCGATCATCGTCTGGCCGAACTGACGATGAACAAACTCTACGACAAGGTTCCTACCGCAGTATGGCGATATGTTCGTTAA
- the tesB gene encoding acyl-CoA thioesterase II: MSQSLQHLLDLLHLEKLEEGLFRGQSDDLGLRQVFGGQVVGQAMSAAKQTVPLERNIHSFHSYFLLPGDSQKPIIYDVENLRDGNSFSARRVRAIQNGRPIFYMTASFQSHEEGFEHQNVMPNVAPPEDLKSEQEIAQDMQHLLPPRFRDKFIQASPIEMRPVKFHNPLKGEVDEPVRHVWCRASSPLPDDKRIHQYLLGYTSDCNFLLTALQPHGVGFLEPGMQVATIDHSMWFHRDFRLDDWLLYTVESTSASGARGFVRGQFYTREGVLVASSVQEGVIRRRQP; encoded by the coding sequence ATGAGTCAATCACTACAACACCTTCTCGACCTCCTGCATTTAGAGAAGCTCGAAGAAGGGCTATTCCGCGGACAAAGCGATGATTTGGGGCTGCGTCAGGTCTTTGGCGGGCAAGTCGTCGGCCAGGCCATGTCGGCTGCCAAACAGACTGTCCCCCTCGAGCGCAACATTCACTCTTTCCACAGCTACTTTTTGCTACCCGGCGACAGTCAGAAACCCATTATTTATGACGTTGAAAACCTACGTGACGGCAACAGCTTCAGCGCCAGACGCGTTAGGGCTATCCAGAATGGTCGCCCTATTTTTTATATGACGGCCTCATTTCAAAGTCATGAAGAAGGGTTTGAGCACCAGAATGTGATGCCAAACGTCGCACCGCCTGAGGATCTGAAATCCGAGCAGGAAATCGCACAAGACATGCAGCACCTTCTGCCGCCCCGCTTTCGCGATAAATTTATTCAGGCCAGCCCGATTGAGATGCGTCCAGTTAAATTCCATAACCCACTAAAAGGCGAAGTGGATGAGCCAGTGCGACACGTCTGGTGCCGTGCCAGCAGCCCGCTACCGGACGATAAGCGTATTCACCAATATTTGCTCGGCTATACGTCTGACTGCAATTTCCTACTCACTGCTTTGCAGCCTCACGGCGTTGGCTTTTTGGAGCCGGGTATGCAGGTCGCTACCATCGATCACTCGATGTGGTTCCACCGTGATTTCCGGCTGGATGACTGGCTGTTATATACCGTAGAAAGCACGTCTGCATCCGGTGCTCGTGGTTTCGTTCGTGGGCAATTCTATACTCGGGAAGGTGTGCTGGTTGCATCCAGCGTGCAGGAAGGCGTCATACGTCGCCGCCAGCCATAA
- the glnK gene encoding P-II family nitrogen regulator — protein sequence MKLVTVVIKPFKLEDVREALSSVGIQGLTVTEVKGFGRQKGHAELYRGAEYSVNFLPKVKIDIAIADDQLDEVIDVISKAAYTGKIGDGKIFVAELQRVIRIRTGETDEAAL from the coding sequence ATGAAACTGGTTACTGTGGTGATAAAACCATTCAAGCTGGAAGATGTACGTGAAGCGTTATCTTCTGTCGGCATCCAGGGACTCACCGTCACTGAGGTGAAAGGATTTGGTCGTCAGAAAGGGCACGCGGAGCTATATCGCGGCGCGGAGTACAGCGTTAACTTTTTACCCAAGGTAAAAATTGATATCGCAATTGCAGACGATCAACTGGATGAAGTGATCGATGTCATCAGCAAAGCCGCGTACACCGGAAAAATTGGTGACGGCAAAATTTTTGTCGCCGAGTTGCAAAGAGTTATCCGTATTCGTACGGGTGAAACTGACGAAGCCGCACTTTAA
- the tomB gene encoding Hha toxicity modulator TomB: MDEYTPKHYDIAQLRFLCENLCDESIATLGDSSHGWVNDPTSAINLQLNELIEHIATFILTFKIKYPNESELSEQVEKYLDDTYVLFSNYGINDAELRRWQKSKAKLFGMFSGENTCTPAKT, translated from the coding sequence ATGGATGAGTACACACCAAAACATTATGATATTGCCCAACTCAGATTCTTATGTGAGAATCTGTGTGACGAAAGCATAGCTACGTTAGGCGATAGCAGTCACGGCTGGGTCAATGATCCAACATCTGCGATCAATCTCCAATTAAATGAACTTATTGAGCATATCGCTACGTTTATTCTTACATTTAAAATAAAATACCCTAATGAAAGCGAGCTTTCAGAGCAGGTTGAAAAATATTTGGATGATACTTATGTCTTGTTTAGCAACTATGGAATTAATGATGCTGAACTGCGACGCTGGCAGAAGTCCAAAGCAAAATTATTCGGAATGTTCTCAGGGGAGAACACCTGTACGCCTGCTAAAACTTAA
- a CDS encoding SmdB family multidrug efflux ABC transporter permease/ATP-binding protein — protein MNSPQQFWPTLKRLLAYGSPWRKPLLQGVLMLWIAAIAEVSGPVLVSYFIDDLVAKGQFPLAIAAGLAMAYILLQILAASLHYFQTLLFNRVAVGVVQQLRIDVMDAALRQPLSTFDTQPVGQLISRVTNDTEVVKDLYVMVVSTVLRSAALVGAMLVAMFSLNWEMALVALMIFPAVATVMVLYHRFSTPIVRKVRSYLADINDGFNEVINGMGVIQQFRQQARFGKKLGAASHEHYEARMKALRLEGFLLRPLLSLFAAMVLCGLLIQFGFSSIGSVGVGVLYAFINYLGRLNEPLIELTTQQSMLQQAVVAGERIFELMDGKKQSYGDDERPLATGRVDIDDVSFSYGTEKRVLQNISLTIPERGFVALVGHTGSGKSTLASLLMGYYAPDEGEIRLDGRPLSTLSHAVLRQNVAMVQQDPVVLAESMFVNVTLGRDISEEAVWRVLEVVQLAELVRAFPEGLHTRIGEQGNNLSTGQKQLLAIARVLVQTPKILILDEATANIDSGTEQAVQKALRIIREQTTLIIIAHRLSTIVEADTIMVLHHGQTVERGTHDQLLQQQGRYYQMYQLQLAGEDLAATSTEPCPAH, from the coding sequence ATGAATAGCCCTCAACAGTTTTGGCCAACCCTGAAACGTCTGCTGGCCTATGGTTCACCCTGGCGAAAACCGCTGTTACAGGGCGTCCTGATGCTGTGGATTGCCGCAATTGCTGAAGTTTCAGGCCCTGTGTTGGTGAGCTATTTTATTGACGACTTGGTAGCAAAAGGCCAGTTCCCGCTGGCGATTGCGGCTGGCCTGGCAATGGCCTATATCCTGCTGCAAATTCTGGCGGCCTCGCTGCACTATTTTCAGACGCTGCTGTTTAATCGTGTTGCGGTCGGTGTTGTTCAGCAACTGCGTATTGATGTGATGGACGCGGCGTTGCGCCAGCCACTGAGTACATTTGATACGCAACCTGTTGGGCAACTGATTTCACGCGTCACCAATGACACTGAGGTGGTAAAAGACCTGTACGTCATGGTGGTGTCAACGGTATTACGCAGTGCGGCGCTGGTTGGGGCGATGCTGGTGGCGATGTTCAGCCTGAACTGGGAGATGGCGCTGGTTGCACTGATGATTTTCCCTGCGGTCGCGACGGTCATGGTGCTGTACCATCGTTTTAGTACGCCGATTGTGCGCAAGGTACGGAGCTATCTGGCCGATATTAATGATGGTTTTAATGAAGTGATTAATGGCATGGGCGTCATTCAGCAGTTTCGCCAGCAGGCTCGCTTTGGCAAAAAACTGGGTGCCGCCAGCCATGAGCATTATGAAGCGCGGATGAAGGCTTTGCGTCTGGAAGGTTTCCTGTTGCGGCCGCTGCTGAGCCTGTTTGCTGCGATGGTGCTGTGTGGCTTGTTAATCCAATTTGGTTTCAGCTCAATTGGATCGGTTGGCGTCGGGGTCTTGTACGCGTTTATCAACTATTTGGGCCGTCTGAATGAACCGCTGATTGAACTGACAACCCAGCAGTCCATGTTGCAGCAGGCAGTCGTCGCCGGTGAACGTATTTTTGAATTGATGGATGGAAAAAAGCAGAGCTACGGCGATGATGAGCGTCCTCTGGCGACTGGGCGCGTCGATATTGACGATGTCTCTTTCTCATATGGCACAGAAAAACGCGTGCTACAGAATATTTCTCTGACGATCCCCGAGCGCGGGTTCGTCGCGCTGGTCGGGCATACCGGCAGTGGGAAAAGTACGCTAGCCAGTTTGCTTATGGGGTATTACGCGCCGGATGAGGGCGAGATTCGGCTGGATGGCCGCCCGCTGTCGACGCTCTCTCATGCGGTGTTGCGCCAAAATGTGGCAATGGTGCAACAAGATCCGGTTGTGCTGGCGGAATCCATGTTTGTGAATGTAACGCTGGGGCGTGATATCAGCGAAGAGGCCGTCTGGCGCGTGCTGGAAGTGGTACAGCTTGCCGAACTGGTTCGGGCTTTCCCTGAAGGATTGCATACGCGCATTGGTGAGCAGGGGAATAATCTGTCAACCGGACAAAAGCAGCTGTTGGCGATCGCACGGGTACTGGTGCAAACGCCTAAGATCCTGATTCTCGATGAGGCGACGGCGAATATTGACTCTGGCACGGAACAAGCGGTGCAAAAGGCGCTCCGTATCATCAGGGAACAGACGACCTTGATTATCATCGCCCATCGGCTTTCCACTATCGTTGAGGCCGACACGATTATGGTACTCCATCATGGGCAAACCGTTGAACGGGGAACACATGATCAACTGCTGCAACAGCAGGGGCGCTATTATCAAATGTATCAGTTGCAACTTGCCGGAGAGGATCTTGCAGCCACCAGCACTGAGCCTTGCCCTGCGCACTGA
- a CDS encoding SmdA family multidrug ABC transporter permease/ATP-binding protein: MRLFAQLSWYFRREWRRYLGAIALLIAIAILQLLPPKLVGVIVDGVTQHGMSMAEMMKWIGVMLLTAVMVYLLRYVWRVFLFGASYQLAVELREGFYRQLSRQHPAFYQRHRTGDLMARATNDVDRVVFAAGEGVLTLVDSMVMGCAVLVVMCTQISWELTLLALLPMPFMAIFIKRYGTQLHNRFKSAQAAFSSLNDQAQESLTSIRMIKAFGLENYQSARFAQVAADAGAKNMHVARVDARFDPTIYIAVGLSNLLAIGGGSWMVINGSLTLGLLTSFVMYLGLMIWPMLALAWMFNIVERGSAAYSRIRQLLAEDLVVKDGEESLPAERGVLDVNISAFRYPGNTRDALQHIQFTLAPGNMLGLCGPTGSGKSTLLALILRHFDTQSGEIRYHDRSLSAIRLDELRSRFAVVGQMPFLFSDTVGRNIALGRPDATQQQIEQAARLASVHDDILRLPQGYQTEVGERGVMLSGGQKQRIAIARALLLDAEILVLDDALSAVDGRTEHQILQNLKTWGEKRTLIISAHRLSALTEANEIVVLQQGQAVQRGTHRTLAAQPGWYRDMHRYQQLEAALDDVPQLEGTKNE; the protein is encoded by the coding sequence GTGAGACTGTTTGCTCAACTGAGTTGGTATTTTCGCCGCGAATGGCGGCGCTATCTGGGGGCTATTGCGCTATTGATTGCGATTGCCATTCTGCAATTACTCCCCCCTAAACTGGTCGGCGTGATTGTCGATGGTGTGACGCAGCACGGCATGTCGATGGCCGAAATGATGAAGTGGATTGGCGTGATGCTGCTGACTGCCGTCATGGTCTATCTGCTGCGCTATGTGTGGCGCGTGTTCCTGTTTGGCGCGTCATACCAGTTGGCGGTTGAGCTACGGGAGGGTTTTTACCGTCAACTGAGCCGACAGCATCCGGCGTTTTACCAACGTCACCGTACTGGCGATCTGATGGCGCGTGCGACTAACGATGTCGATCGCGTGGTCTTTGCCGCTGGAGAGGGCGTGCTGACGCTGGTCGATTCAATGGTAATGGGTTGCGCCGTGCTGGTTGTCATGTGTACTCAAATCAGTTGGGAACTCACCCTGCTGGCGTTGCTTCCGATGCCGTTCATGGCGATTTTCATCAAACGCTACGGCACCCAGTTGCATAACCGTTTTAAATCCGCACAGGCGGCATTCTCTTCGCTTAACGATCAGGCGCAGGAAAGCTTGACCAGCATTCGGATGATTAAAGCCTTCGGGCTGGAAAACTACCAGTCCGCGCGTTTTGCGCAGGTTGCGGCGGATGCGGGGGCCAAAAATATGCACGTCGCTCGCGTTGATGCCCGCTTCGATCCCACCATTTATATTGCCGTCGGGCTTTCGAATTTGCTGGCGATTGGCGGCGGCAGTTGGATGGTGATTAACGGTTCGCTGACGTTAGGCTTGTTGACCAGCTTCGTCATGTATCTGGGGTTGATGATCTGGCCAATGCTGGCGCTGGCCTGGATGTTTAATATTGTTGAGCGTGGTAGCGCGGCATATAGCCGTATTCGACAGCTGCTTGCGGAAGATCTCGTGGTGAAAGACGGTGAGGAATCCTTGCCTGCCGAGCGGGGCGTGCTGGACGTGAATATCTCCGCGTTTCGCTACCCGGGTAATACCCGTGATGCTTTACAACATATTCAGTTTACGCTGGCGCCGGGTAATATGTTGGGGCTATGTGGGCCGACAGGATCGGGGAAAAGTACGCTGCTAGCGTTGATTTTGCGTCATTTCGATACTCAATCGGGAGAGATTCGTTATCACGATCGCTCATTGAGTGCCATTCGGTTGGATGAACTTCGGAGCCGTTTTGCCGTTGTGGGGCAAATGCCCTTTTTGTTTTCCGATACGGTGGGACGAAACATCGCACTGGGTCGGCCTGATGCTACCCAACAACAAATTGAACAGGCGGCGCGGCTTGCCAGCGTTCATGACGACATTCTGCGTTTGCCTCAGGGTTACCAGACTGAAGTCGGAGAGCGCGGCGTGATGTTATCAGGCGGTCAAAAACAGCGGATCGCGATTGCCCGTGCATTACTGCTGGATGCTGAAATTCTGGTGCTGGACGATGCGCTGTCTGCGGTTGATGGGCGAACGGAGCACCAGATTTTGCAGAATCTCAAAACGTGGGGCGAAAAACGGACGCTGATCATCAGCGCACATCGCCTGTCAGCGCTAACCGAAGCGAATGAAATCGTGGTGTTGCAGCAAGGACAAGCGGTGCAGCGTGGTACACACCGGACGCTGGCGGCACAACCTGGCTGGTATCGGGATATGCACCGTTATCAACAGCTAGAGGCGGCACTGGATGATGTGCCGCAGTTGGAAGGAACGAAAAATGAATAG
- a CDS encoding YbaY family lipoprotein translates to MKLWHILGGITLSMTLAACAQRSDSGVSPQTGAPVTNVSSPRLAVAMPAVTGTVNIRQRIALPHNAVLTVTVSDASLADAPSKVITQRVTRTEGKQAPFQFELPYNPADIQPNARILLSAAIAIDNRIVMVTENVLPVISNGVNNADLVLVPVASVPLPAKNQGSMMSNPTNQTPHMLQGQPTSSSVAPQPVW, encoded by the coding sequence ATGAAATTATGGCATATCTTAGGTGGTATCACGTTATCGATGACTCTGGCTGCATGTGCACAGAGGAGTGATTCTGGCGTTTCTCCTCAAACTGGCGCGCCTGTCACCAATGTTTCTTCACCGCGCCTGGCTGTTGCGATGCCGGCGGTAACCGGTACTGTGAATATTCGTCAGCGTATTGCACTCCCTCACAACGCAGTATTAACCGTTACGGTGTCTGATGCATCGCTGGCGGATGCGCCTTCAAAAGTGATTACCCAGCGTGTGACGCGTACAGAAGGGAAGCAGGCACCTTTCCAATTCGAGCTACCATATAACCCGGCTGATATCCAGCCCAACGCGCGTATCTTACTCAGTGCTGCGATTGCAATCGATAATCGTATCGTAATGGTGACGGAGAACGTATTGCCAGTTATTAGCAACGGGGTAAATAACGCCGATTTAGTGCTGGTCCCTGTCGCCTCTGTTCCCTTACCGGCGAAAAATCAGGGATCAATGATGTCTAATCCGACGAATCAGACTCCTCATATGCTTCAGGGGCAACCTACTTCGTCATCTGTGGCTCCGCAGCCAGTCTGGTAA
- the amtB gene encoding ammonium transporter AmtB, translating to MKKLLSSLGLGVAVLLPSWAMAATPTIDKADNAFIMICTALVLFMTIPGIALFYGGLIRSKNVLSMMTQVSVTFAMVCILWVVYGYSLAFSEGNAFFGGFSTFMLKGIGIESISGTYYQFVHVAYQASFACITVALIVGAIAERIRFSAVLIFVALWLTFSYLPMTHMVWGGGYLAADGALDFAGGTVVHINAAVAGLVGAYLLGKRAGFGKEAFKPHNLPMVFIGTAILYIGWFGFNAGSAGAANGIAALAFLNTVVATAAAILAWVGGEWMVRGKPSLLGACSGCIAGLVAITPAAGTVGVGGALIIGLAGGVAGLWGVTVLKRWLRVDDPCDVFGVHGVCGIVGCILTGVFTSASLGGTGYAEGVTMAHQIWVQLFSVIVCLVWSGVVAFVAFKIADMVVGLRVPEDQEREGLDVNSHGESAYNQ from the coding sequence ATGAAAAAACTACTCTCTTCATTAGGTCTCGGTGTGGCGGTATTACTCCCGTCCTGGGCAATGGCTGCGACACCGACGATTGATAAAGCGGATAACGCTTTTATTATGATTTGTACCGCGCTGGTACTCTTTATGACTATACCGGGCATTGCACTGTTTTACGGCGGCCTGATTCGTTCTAAGAACGTTTTGTCCATGATGACGCAGGTGAGCGTAACGTTCGCGATGGTTTGTATCCTGTGGGTCGTTTACGGATATAGCCTGGCCTTCAGCGAAGGGAATGCTTTCTTCGGTGGCTTCAGCACCTTTATGCTGAAAGGCATCGGGATTGAGTCCATCAGCGGCACCTACTATCAATTTGTACATGTGGCCTATCAGGCTTCCTTTGCCTGTATCACCGTCGCGCTGATCGTCGGAGCGATTGCTGAACGTATTCGTTTCTCTGCGGTGCTGATTTTCGTTGCGCTGTGGCTGACTTTCTCCTATTTGCCGATGACGCACATGGTATGGGGCGGTGGCTATCTGGCTGCGGATGGCGCGCTGGACTTCGCTGGCGGTACAGTGGTTCACATCAACGCCGCGGTTGCTGGGTTGGTTGGTGCTTACCTGCTGGGAAAACGCGCTGGTTTTGGCAAAGAAGCCTTCAAACCGCATAACCTGCCGATGGTGTTTATCGGTACGGCGATCCTGTATATCGGCTGGTTTGGTTTTAACGCGGGCTCTGCGGGTGCTGCGAACGGTATCGCCGCCCTGGCTTTCCTTAACACCGTTGTTGCGACTGCTGCTGCAATTCTGGCATGGGTTGGCGGTGAGTGGATGGTCCGCGGTAAGCCTTCTCTGCTGGGCGCATGCTCTGGCTGTATCGCCGGTCTGGTGGCAATCACGCCAGCAGCGGGTACGGTTGGCGTGGGTGGCGCACTGATTATCGGTCTGGCTGGTGGTGTTGCAGGCCTGTGGGGCGTAACAGTACTGAAAAGATGGCTGCGTGTGGATGACCCGTGTGATGTGTTCGGTGTTCACGGCGTGTGCGGTATCGTTGGCTGTATCCTGACTGGCGTATTCACCTCTGCATCACTGGGTGGTACTGGCTATGCGGAAGGTGTGACGATGGCACACCAGATTTGGGTGCAGCTGTTCAGCGTGATTGTTTGTCTGGTGTGGTCTGGCGTGGTGGCATTTGTCGCCTTCAAGATCGCGGATATGGTTGTCGGCCTGCGTGTACCTGAAGATCAAGAGCGCGAAGGTCTGGACGTCAACAGCCATGGCGAGAGCGCTTACAACCAATAA